Proteins encoded by one window of Halomonas chromatireducens:
- a CDS encoding complex I NDUFA9 subunit family protein, producing the protein MSFGCVTVFGGTGFLGSHVVRELADAGRTVRIAARRPALPDWAEPGDPLELVSVDIRSKADIAKALEGADSVVNAVSLYVESRSARFQTIHVEAAGQLAQLAHEAGIQRLVQLSGIGADPASRSAYVRARGRGETAVVTALPKAIILRPSVMFGPDDAFLSTLAGLTRLPVIPLFGHGETRLQPVHVVDVARAIGRLLGSDPPERRLFELGGPDIIRYREAVELVMRELSRERPLLPIPFPLWHLLALLASPLPNPPLTRDQVVLMAQDNVANDAIGSFDDLGILPRSLRDSLPLCLAVDAV; encoded by the coding sequence ATGTCGTTCGGCTGTGTCACCGTCTTCGGCGGCACCGGCTTTCTCGGCAGCCACGTGGTCCGTGAGCTGGCGGACGCCGGTCGGACGGTACGCATCGCCGCCCGTCGGCCCGCCCTGCCCGACTGGGCGGAACCCGGCGATCCGCTGGAGCTCGTAAGCGTCGATATTCGCAGCAAGGCCGATATCGCCAAGGCGCTGGAAGGGGCCGATAGCGTGGTAAATGCGGTCAGTCTTTATGTGGAAAGCCGCAGCGCGCGCTTCCAGACCATTCATGTGGAGGCCGCCGGGCAACTGGCGCAGCTTGCCCATGAGGCAGGCATCCAGCGGCTGGTACAGCTTTCGGGCATCGGGGCCGACCCGGCCTCGCGCTCGGCCTATGTCCGTGCGCGAGGCCGTGGCGAAACGGCAGTGGTCACGGCGCTTCCCAAGGCAATCATCCTGCGGCCCAGCGTCATGTTCGGCCCCGATGACGCCTTCCTGTCGACCCTGGCGGGCTTGACGAGGCTGCCGGTCATTCCCCTGTTCGGCCATGGCGAGACGCGCCTGCAGCCGGTTCATGTGGTGGACGTGGCCCGCGCCATCGGCAGGCTGCTGGGCAGCGACCCGCCCGAGCGACGCCTCTTCGAACTCGGCGGCCCCGATATCATTCGCTACCGGGAAGCGGTGGAACTGGTCATGCGCGAACTGTCGCGGGAACGGCCTCTGCTTCCCATCCCCTTCCCGCTGTGGCACCTGCTGGCGCTACTGGCCTCACCCCTGCCCAATCCACCGCTGACCCGCGACCAGGTGGTCTTGATGGCCCAGGACAATGTCGCAAACGACGCCATTGGCAGCTTCGATGACCTGGGCATACTGC
- a CDS encoding Lrp/AsnC family transcriptional regulator, with product MRTLKLDRIDRLLLEALQQDARLTTAELAERVNLSPSPCARRIRRLEQDNLITRYRAELDKERLGLDLTIFVQVRLSQHQDSLVEQFEAAVSEMPEIINCHTISGAFDYLLQVVTADLRGYERWVRRLQKLPMVSSVDSSFAIRAVKENGALPLPAG from the coding sequence ATGCGCACCTTGAAACTCGACCGCATCGACCGCCTGCTGCTGGAAGCCCTGCAGCAGGACGCCCGCCTGACTACCGCGGAGCTGGCGGAGCGTGTCAACCTATCGCCCTCCCCCTGTGCCAGACGTATTCGACGACTCGAGCAGGACAACCTGATCACACGCTACCGCGCCGAACTGGATAAGGAACGACTGGGGCTCGATCTCACCATATTCGTCCAGGTACGCCTCAGCCAACATCAAGACTCACTGGTCGAACAATTCGAAGCTGCGGTCAGCGAGATGCCAGAAATCATTAATTGTCATACCATTTCCGGGGCCTTTGATTATCTGCTTCAGGTGGTCACCGCCGACCTGCGCGGCTACGAACGCTGGGTACGGCGACTACAGAAGCTGCCCATGGTCAGCAGCGTGGACAGCAGCTTCGCCATACGCGCTGTCAAGGAGAACGGTGCGCTGCCCCTGCCAGCGGGCTGA
- a CDS encoding TAXI family TRAP transporter solute-binding subunit translates to MKPCGTVTKSTAGLASLGGGLLVVLALSLPAQAAEDQIVIGTASSTGVYHVTGQAFCRLLEGPCHARPSEGSVANLRDIRRGEVPIALAQSDQQYYAVEGREGFADAGPDDTLRALFSVHSEPFTLVVRRESGIQGFDDLEQRAVNIGNPGSGQRATMLQLMSARGWTLDNFALVNELPADQQSLELCHGNIDAMVYTVGHPDLSIRQAVDLCNAAVVGVEGDFVASLVDEAPYYSLAEIPAGLYYDDQPEVQTFGVRATVVASEATDPDQVYTLVAAVFDNFERFTDFHPAYAILEPERMIKDGLSAPLHEGALRYYRERGWIEEASNGEDKDATEEAETNAATD, encoded by the coding sequence ATGAAACCATGTGGAACAGTGACGAAATCGACCGCAGGATTGGCCAGCCTTGGCGGCGGCTTACTGGTAGTCCTGGCCCTGTCACTGCCGGCCCAGGCAGCGGAAGATCAGATCGTCATTGGAACGGCCAGCTCAACCGGCGTCTATCACGTTACGGGCCAGGCTTTTTGTCGCCTGCTTGAAGGCCCGTGTCATGCCCGCCCGTCGGAAGGATCTGTCGCCAATCTGCGCGATATCCGTCGTGGTGAAGTGCCGATCGCACTGGCCCAGTCGGACCAGCAGTACTATGCCGTGGAGGGTCGGGAAGGCTTCGCAGACGCCGGCCCGGATGACACGCTTCGCGCTCTTTTTTCAGTACATAGCGAACCCTTTACCCTGGTGGTACGCCGGGAGTCCGGCATTCAAGGCTTCGACGACCTGGAGCAGCGTGCGGTCAACATTGGCAACCCCGGTTCCGGGCAGCGGGCCACCATGCTGCAGCTGATGTCCGCCAGGGGCTGGACACTGGACAATTTCGCCCTGGTCAATGAGCTGCCCGCCGATCAGCAGTCGCTGGAACTGTGTCATGGCAATATCGATGCCATGGTCTACACCGTGGGGCATCCGGACCTGAGCATTCGCCAGGCCGTGGATCTCTGCAACGCCGCCGTGGTCGGCGTCGAGGGGGATTTCGTCGCGTCCCTGGTGGACGAGGCACCCTACTACAGCCTGGCCGAAATCCCCGCCGGACTCTACTACGACGACCAGCCGGAAGTGCAGACCTTCGGCGTCCGCGCCACCGTCGTGGCCAGCGAAGCCACCGATCCGGATCAGGTCTATACCCTGGTCGCTGCCGTGTTCGACAATTTTGAGCGTTTCACTGACTTTCATCCCGCCTATGCGATTCTCGAGCCCGAACGGATGATCAAGGATGGTCTCTCGGCACCGCTTCATGAAGGCGCCCTGCGCTACTACCGCGAGCGTGGCTGGATCGAGGAAGCGTCCAACGGCGAAGACAAGGACGCAACCGAGGAGGCGGAGACCAACGCTGCGACGGACTAG
- a CDS encoding SUF system Fe-S cluster assembly regulator produces the protein MLKLSRLTDYAAVVMAQIARHPEQPHAAAELAEAVQLPHPTVSKTLKMLVRAGLLESRRGAQGGYSLARPASRITARDIITAIEGPVAMTECSHVDGDCELLATCGVSDNWQRVSLAVRTLLDSVTLAHLADSSPIKLPVQLPIQSISLAADSA, from the coding sequence ATGCTCAAGCTTTCTCGGCTGACCGACTATGCCGCGGTGGTGATGGCGCAGATCGCCCGTCACCCGGAGCAGCCCCACGCAGCGGCTGAGCTGGCCGAGGCGGTGCAACTGCCTCATCCGACCGTGAGCAAGACATTGAAGATGCTGGTCCGGGCCGGGCTGCTGGAATCCCGCCGCGGCGCGCAGGGCGGCTATTCCCTGGCGCGGCCGGCGTCGCGTATCACTGCCCGCGACATCATCACTGCCATCGAGGGGCCGGTGGCGATGACCGAATGCAGCCATGTGGATGGCGACTGCGAACTGCTCGCCACCTGTGGTGTGTCCGACAACTGGCAGCGGGTCTCGCTGGCGGTACGCACCCTGCTCGACAGCGTGACACTCGCGCACCTTGCCGACTCTTCGCCAATCAAGCTGCCGGTACAGCTGCCCATACAGAGCATCAGTCTGGCCGCCGACTCGGCCTGA
- the sufB gene encoding Fe-S cluster assembly protein SufB — translation MASQEMEQLVRREYKEGFVTDIESDTIPPGLDEGTIAFISQKKGEPEWMLEWRLKAYHQWLKMTPPSWAHLDYPAIDYQAISYFSAPKRPEDRPQSLDEVDPKLLETYEKLGIPLHERAALAGVAVDAVFDSVSVTTTFKEKLGEAGVIFCSISEAIRDYPELIKQYLGTVVPVADNYFAALNSAVFTDGSFVFVPEGVTCPMELSTYFRINAANTGQFERTLIICESRAQVSYLEGCTAPQRDENQLHAAVVELVALEDAYIKYSTVQNWYPGDEDGKGGIYNFVTKRGDCRGDRSRISWTQVETGSAITWKYPSCVLRGKDSIGEFYSVAVTNGRQQADTGTKMIHIGEGTRSYIVSKGISAGRSNQSYRGLVKIGPRAKGARNFTQCDSLLIGDQCGAHTFPYQEIGNSSATVEHEATTSKIGEDQLFYCQSRGISEEDAVSMIVNGFCKDVFQELPMEFAVEAEALLNVTLEGAVG, via the coding sequence ATGGCAAGTCAGGAAATGGAACAGCTTGTCCGTCGCGAATACAAGGAAGGCTTCGTCACGGATATCGAGAGCGACACTATCCCGCCGGGGCTCGATGAAGGCACCATCGCCTTCATTTCCCAGAAGAAGGGGGAGCCGGAGTGGATGCTGGAGTGGCGCCTCAAGGCCTACCATCAATGGCTGAAGATGACGCCGCCCTCCTGGGCACACCTCGACTATCCGGCCATTGACTACCAGGCGATCTCCTACTTCAGTGCGCCGAAGCGCCCGGAAGACCGTCCGCAGAGCCTTGATGAGGTCGACCCCAAGCTGCTGGAGACCTACGAGAAGCTGGGCATTCCGCTGCACGAGCGTGCAGCGCTGGCCGGCGTGGCGGTGGATGCGGTATTCGACTCGGTGTCGGTGACTACCACCTTCAAGGAGAAGCTGGGCGAGGCGGGCGTGATCTTCTGCTCCATCTCGGAGGCGATCCGCGACTACCCGGAGCTGATCAAGCAGTACCTGGGCACGGTAGTGCCGGTGGCCGACAACTACTTCGCCGCGCTCAACTCGGCAGTCTTCACCGACGGCTCCTTCGTCTTCGTGCCGGAAGGCGTGACCTGCCCGATGGAGCTCTCCACCTATTTCCGCATCAATGCCGCCAATACCGGCCAGTTCGAGCGCACGTTGATCATCTGCGAGAGCCGCGCCCAGGTCTCCTACCTGGAAGGCTGTACCGCGCCGCAGCGTGACGAGAACCAGCTCCACGCCGCCGTGGTCGAGCTGGTGGCCCTCGAGGACGCCTACATCAAGTACTCCACGGTGCAGAACTGGTACCCGGGCGACGAGGACGGCAAGGGTGGCATCTACAACTTCGTGACCAAGCGCGGCGACTGCCGCGGCGACCGTTCGCGCATCAGCTGGACCCAGGTCGAGACCGGCTCCGCCATCACCTGGAAGTATCCCTCCTGCGTGCTGCGTGGAAAGGACAGCATCGGCGAGTTCTACTCGGTGGCAGTGACCAATGGCCGGCAGCAGGCCGACACCGGCACCAAGATGATCCATATCGGCGAGGGGACCCGCTCCTACATCGTCTCCAAGGGCATCTCCGCCGGCCGCAGCAACCAGTCCTACCGTGGGCTGGTCAAGATCGGCCCCAGGGCCAAGGGTGCGCGCAACTTCACCCAGTGCGACTCGCTGCTGATCGGCGACCAGTGCGGGGCGCACACCTTCCCCTACCAGGAGATCGGCAACAGCAGCGCGACCGTCGAGCACGAGGCGACCACCTCGAAGATCGGCGAGGACCAGCTGTTCTACTGCCAGAGCCGGGGCATCTCCGAGGAGGATGCGGTGAGCATGATCGTCAACGGCTTCTGCAAGGACGTCTTCCAGGAGCTGCCGATGGAATTCGCGGTGGAGGCCGAGGCGCTGCTGAACGTGACCCTCGAAGGCGCCGTGGGCTAG
- the sufC gene encoding Fe-S cluster assembly ATPase SufC yields the protein MLEVKDLHVTVEGKEILKGLSLTVNAGEVHAIMGPNGAGKSTLSAVIAGKDGYEVTSGTITFEGQDVLEMEIEERALAGMLLGFQYPVEIPGVKNIYLLKAALNAQRAANGLGDMPAPEFMKLIKEKIAEMKMDASFLQRAVNEGFSGGEKKRNEILQMLVLQPKLAMLDEIDSGLDIDAMRIVADGVNSLRAADRGILLVTHYQRLLDYIIPDHVHVLVDGRIAKSGGKELAHELESRGYDWVVEESAA from the coding sequence ATGCTCGAAGTCAAGGATCTGCACGTCACGGTGGAAGGGAAGGAAATCCTCAAGGGCCTCAGCCTGACCGTCAATGCCGGTGAGGTTCACGCCATCATGGGCCCCAACGGGGCCGGCAAGTCGACCCTGTCGGCAGTGATAGCCGGCAAGGATGGCTATGAGGTGACCAGTGGTACCATCACCTTCGAAGGCCAGGACGTGCTCGAGATGGAGATCGAGGAGCGGGCCCTGGCCGGCATGCTGCTCGGCTTCCAGTACCCGGTGGAGATCCCCGGCGTCAAGAACATCTATCTGCTCAAGGCGGCGCTCAATGCCCAGCGGGCGGCAAACGGGCTGGGCGACATGCCGGCACCGGAGTTCATGAAGCTGATCAAGGAGAAGATCGCCGAGATGAAGATGGACGCCAGCTTCCTGCAGCGTGCCGTCAACGAGGGCTTCTCCGGCGGGGAGAAGAAGCGTAACGAGATCCTGCAGATGCTGGTCTTGCAGCCCAAGCTGGCCATGCTCGACGAGATCGACTCCGGCCTCGATATCGATGCCATGCGGATCGTCGCCGATGGGGTCAACAGTCTTCGCGCCGCCGACCGCGGTATCCTGCTGGTGACCCACTACCAGCGCCTGCTCGACTACATCATTCCCGATCATGTCCATGTGCTGGTCGATGGCCGCATCGCCAAGAGCGGCGGCAAGGAACTGGCCCATGAGCTCGAGTCGCGTGGCTATGACTGGGTGGTGGAGGAGTCCGCTGCATGA
- the sufD gene encoding Fe-S cluster assembly protein SufD, producing the protein MSDVQTFLDRLAERTEARRQVHGPEPTWIAARRQAGAARFEAMGFPHRRVEAWKYTDVRAIARGDFALTDSADFSPASAAALTLPISAHRLTFVDGVFSAALSDLGELPAGVAVLPLSRALAENHEAVGGPLGRLTGVEFSPFSALNTAFMEEGAVVRLAPGSVVEKPILLQFLSRANAQPVMSHPRVLVEAGARSQATVIEHHVGESEAANFTNLVAELMLDRGAILTHYKLQEAPLSDLHVASIHVEQNRDSRYTSFNLNLGGGLVRNDLISELNGEGAEANFYGLFYGQGRQHIDNHTLANHNAPRTFSNENYKGILDDRARGVFNGKVVVKRDSQKIEGFQSNANLLLSDRAEIDTKPELEIYADDVKCSHGSTTGQLDEEAVFALRTRGIDEQTARGLLTLAFAGEVMDLVELAAVAERVELAVAGKLPERFNLSGLVEAAISLHDD; encoded by the coding sequence ATGAGCGATGTTCAGACCTTTCTCGATCGCCTGGCCGAGCGCACCGAAGCCCGGCGCCAGGTACATGGGCCGGAGCCGACCTGGATCGCCGCTCGGCGCCAGGCGGGTGCCGCGCGCTTCGAGGCGATGGGCTTTCCCCATCGTCGTGTCGAGGCGTGGAAGTATACCGATGTGCGTGCCATCGCCCGGGGCGACTTTGCCCTGACCGACAGTGCCGATTTCTCGCCTGCCTCGGCGGCAGCGCTGACGCTGCCCATCTCGGCGCACCGGCTCACCTTCGTCGATGGCGTATTCTCCGCGGCACTCTCCGATCTTGGCGAGCTGCCGGCCGGGGTCGCTGTGCTGCCGCTGTCCCGGGCGCTGGCCGAGAATCACGAAGCCGTGGGCGGTCCCCTGGGGCGCTTGACCGGGGTGGAGTTCTCGCCTTTCTCGGCCCTCAATACCGCCTTCATGGAGGAGGGCGCCGTGGTGCGCCTGGCCCCGGGCAGCGTGGTGGAAAAGCCGATCCTTCTGCAGTTTCTGTCCCGCGCCAATGCGCAGCCGGTAATGAGCCATCCGCGGGTCTTGGTCGAGGCCGGAGCCCGAAGCCAGGCCACGGTAATCGAGCATCACGTCGGTGAGAGCGAGGCGGCCAACTTCACCAATCTGGTGGCCGAGCTGATGCTCGACCGCGGGGCGATCCTGACTCACTACAAGCTTCAGGAGGCGCCGCTTTCCGATCTCCACGTGGCCAGCATCCACGTCGAACAGAACCGCGACAGCCGCTACACCTCGTTCAACCTGAACCTGGGCGGTGGGCTGGTGCGCAACGACCTGATCAGCGAACTCAACGGCGAAGGGGCCGAGGCCAACTTCTACGGGCTGTTCTACGGTCAGGGTCGCCAGCACATCGACAATCACACCCTGGCCAACCACAATGCCCCGCGCACCTTCTCCAACGAGAACTACAAGGGGATTCTGGACGATCGTGCCCGCGGTGTGTTCAACGGCAAGGTGGTGGTCAAGCGCGACAGCCAGAAGATCGAGGGTTTCCAGAGCAACGCCAATCTGCTGCTCTCCGATCGGGCCGAGATCGATACCAAGCCCGAGCTCGAGATCTACGCCGACGACGTCAAGTGTTCACACGGTTCCACCACCGGCCAGCTCGACGAAGAGGCCGTGTTTGCTCTGCGTACCCGTGGCATTGACGAGCAGACGGCCCGGGGCTTGCTGACCCTCGCCTTCGCCGGCGAAGTGATGGATCTGGTGGAGTTGGCGGCCGTTGCCGAGCGAGTCGAACTGGCGGTAGCCGGCAAGCTGCCGGAGCGCTTCAACCTTTCCGGTCTGGTGGAAGCCGCCATATCGCTGCATGACGACTGA
- a CDS encoding aminotransferase class V-fold PLP-dependent enzyme, producing MNHLATDRVLETPSLDVAGIRAQFPILERQVHGKPLIYFDNAATSQTPLCVIDTFRDYYSRYNANIHRGLHTLADEATAAYEGTRETVRAFLNAADRREIIFTRGTTEAINLVANSWGRANFKPGDEVLVSLLEHHSNIVPWQLLASQLGIVVKVIPVDERGVLDIDAYRALFSERTRLVAVNHVSNAFGTINPVREMATIAHEHGARILIDGAQATPHQTVDVREIDADFYAFSGHKVYGPTGAGVLYGKAELLEAMPPWQGGGEMIKSVSFDVPTTFAEIPHKFEAGTPAIAEVIALGVALDWVSDVGLARIGAWEAELLARATAGVSRIDGLRLLGTAPDKAGVLSFVVDGAHSQDIALLIDQLGVAIRTGNHCAQPLLARFGVDATCRASFAVYNTLEEVDAFVAALERVIGMVR from the coding sequence ATGAACCACCTGGCCACCGATCGCGTGCTCGAGACCCCGTCCCTGGATGTGGCCGGGATCCGTGCGCAATTTCCGATTCTCGAGCGACAGGTGCATGGCAAGCCGCTGATCTACTTCGACAACGCCGCCACCAGCCAGACGCCCTTGTGCGTCATCGATACCTTCCGCGACTACTACAGCCGCTACAACGCCAATATCCACCGCGGGCTGCATACCCTGGCCGACGAGGCCACGGCGGCCTACGAGGGCACCCGCGAAACGGTGCGGGCCTTTCTCAATGCGGCCGATCGGCGCGAGATCATCTTCACCCGCGGAACCACCGAAGCGATCAACCTGGTGGCCAACAGCTGGGGCCGGGCCAACTTCAAGCCGGGTGACGAGGTGCTGGTGTCGCTGCTCGAGCATCACTCCAACATCGTGCCCTGGCAGCTTCTGGCCAGCCAGCTAGGGATCGTTGTCAAGGTTATCCCGGTGGACGAGCGTGGCGTGCTTGATATCGACGCCTACCGGGCGCTATTTTCCGAGCGTACCCGGCTGGTGGCGGTCAACCACGTTTCCAATGCCTTCGGCACCATCAACCCGGTGCGTGAAATGGCAACCATCGCCCATGAACATGGCGCCAGGATTCTCATCGACGGTGCCCAGGCGACGCCGCATCAGACGGTGGACGTGCGCGAGATCGATGCCGACTTCTACGCCTTTTCGGGCCACAAGGTCTACGGCCCCACCGGTGCAGGCGTACTCTACGGCAAGGCTGAGCTACTTGAGGCGATGCCACCCTGGCAGGGCGGCGGCGAGATGATCAAGAGCGTCTCCTTCGATGTGCCGACTACCTTCGCCGAGATTCCCCACAAGTTCGAGGCGGGTACCCCGGCCATTGCCGAAGTCATCGCGCTTGGCGTGGCCCTCGACTGGGTCAGCGACGTGGGGCTAGCCCGTATCGGTGCCTGGGAGGCAGAGCTGCTGGCACGCGCCACGGCGGGGGTTTCGCGTATCGATGGGCTGCGCCTGCTCGGCACCGCCCCCGACAAGGCCGGCGTGCTCTCCTTCGTCGTCGATGGTGCCCACTCCCAGGATATTGCGCTGCTGATCGATCAATTGGGCGTGGCAATCCGCACCGGTAACCACTGTGCCCAGCCGCTGCTGGCACGCTTCGGTGTCGATGCCACCTGCCGGGCCTCCTTTGCGGTGTACAACACCCTGGAAGAGGTCGACGCCTTCGTGGCTGCCCTGGAGCGGGTCATCGGGATGGTGCGCTGA
- the sufT gene encoding putative Fe-S cluster assembly protein SufT, with amino-acid sequence MSDIEQIARLERGQTLPLQRDVAAISIPFGKTITLPEDSVVSVMQAKGSSVSVGYEGRLYLIEGANLDALGLEALPRPTLHEDATEEEIEQFVWDQLRTCFDPEIPVNIVDLGLVYGCRIERLITGERLVTIRMTLTAPGCGMGDVIAADARNKILGAPQISKVHTEIVFDPPWSREMMSDEAKLELGMF; translated from the coding sequence ATGAGCGATATCGAACAGATTGCAAGGTTGGAGCGGGGGCAGACGCTGCCCTTGCAGCGTGACGTGGCGGCGATTTCCATTCCCTTCGGCAAGACCATCACCCTGCCCGAGGACAGCGTCGTCAGCGTAATGCAGGCCAAGGGCAGCTCCGTCAGCGTCGGCTATGAGGGCCGCCTCTACCTGATCGAAGGGGCCAACCTCGATGCGCTGGGGCTGGAGGCACTGCCGCGACCCACACTGCATGAGGATGCCACGGAAGAAGAGATCGAACAGTTCGTCTGGGATCAATTGCGCACCTGCTTCGACCCGGAGATCCCGGTCAATATTGTCGATCTGGGGCTGGTCTACGGCTGTCGCATCGAGCGCTTGATCACCGGCGAGAGGCTCGTCACCATTCGGATGACCCTCACCGCACCGGGCTGCGGCATGGGTGACGTCATCGCTGCCGATGCACGCAACAAGATCCTCGGCGCACCGCAGATCAGCAAAGTACATACCGAAATCGTCTTCGATCCACCCTGGAGCCGTGAGATGATGAGTGACGAGGCGAAGCTCGAGCTGGGCATGTTCTAG
- a CDS encoding SanA/YdcF family protein, whose protein sequence is MVALLWKVFKILLMALGAALLLASLLFLGANAWVLAQTQARIQHSLPLCGPEQVGIVFGTSHWTRSGVRNPHFDARINAASRLIRLGRVEHLLLSGDNRTRYYNEPVTMWRDLRGQHVRHEDMTLDYAGFSTFDTLARARDVFGVEQALLVTQSWHLPRALFIADALGVEAVGCAAPERPVAGLWRLQVREWLARASTVGDLYLWGREPYFLGPVEPLEIAPQIWNAIMIDGTLNGVGSDGDEPGE, encoded by the coding sequence ATGGTTGCGCTGTTGTGGAAGGTCTTCAAGATACTGCTGATGGCGCTGGGGGCTGCGTTGCTCCTGGCGTCGCTGCTGTTCCTGGGAGCCAACGCCTGGGTGCTGGCTCAGACCCAGGCCCGTATACAGCACTCCCTGCCACTCTGCGGGCCCGAGCAGGTCGGCATCGTCTTCGGCACGTCGCACTGGACCCGTAGCGGCGTGCGCAATCCCCACTTCGATGCGCGCATCAATGCCGCTTCCCGCCTGATACGGCTGGGCAGGGTAGAGCATCTTCTGTTATCCGGTGACAACCGGACCCGCTACTACAATGAGCCCGTTACCATGTGGCGCGATCTACGTGGGCAGCACGTGCGTCATGAGGACATGACGCTCGACTATGCGGGCTTCAGCACCTTCGACACCCTGGCTCGGGCGCGGGATGTTTTCGGCGTCGAACAGGCCCTGCTGGTAACCCAGTCCTGGCATCTTCCCCGGGCGCTGTTCATTGCCGATGCGCTGGGCGTTGAAGCGGTTGGCTGTGCAGCCCCGGAACGACCGGTGGCCGGATTGTGGCGGCTGCAGGTCAGGGAGTGGCTGGCCAGGGCGTCGACCGTGGGGGATCTCTATCTTTGGGGCCGGGAACCCTATTTTCTGGGTCCCGTCGAGCCATTGGAGATCGCACCGCAGATATGGAATGCCATCATGATTGACGGGACACTCAACGGGGTCGGGTCTGACGGTGACGAGCCGGGGGAGTAG